From Myxococcales bacterium, the proteins below share one genomic window:
- a CDS encoding tetratricopeptide repeat protein, which translates to MSAKTIRSTLGQLQDDPENTEALAELRAAVGYDAETGKVTYVEEDLPRAELAKLLEAARKAHEARREYDAVANVLRLELGLSAGSEAELGLARELGRVLDDELLDDEAAVKAYGRVLELAPGDDHAEEAIERSTMRRAKWRELVTRYVEEARSASDTALKSSFLVSAAETAFRYGRPELAAKGKKGKAPRKVLLEEVVSGLSEALEIDPKNRRAALLLEHVYREEERFEELAQAMERFALESSAKDEKVAGYLRLGRLTRKRLAAPERAATAYERVLELSPGHPEAISFLANHFTEKEMWDHLVALYEEQLAGGGVRGGQEAGTLLQIAMVHWRMRKRPEQAEPYFERLRKMEPAQPVMLAFFREVCVERGESQRLAAILGDAQRALPEAERAKIATEIAKLAEEGANAAKAIEQWRALHRQDPSHAEARVALRRLYRQTSGWNALADLLRGELERIAPEDADARLPVLREIAQVYRDHLKSDSALVAVLTQIVTLAPQDADALRELSRVYEALQRWRDLLTTQARLAELEPDAGARAEIYRGIARRWIEQFSNVQNAVEAYEKLREAAPLDPEALEKLKELYGKRRTYNKLYELHEAEVAAMAPGAERRAITLEMAKLAAERLDRGADAVRLYKKVLEEEPSYLPAIDALEKQSERDKDFRSLAEVLERRVELATDDAQRLQVLQKLGAVYTDRLSDSEGASRTWTRVLELSPNHPKALRALRDRFLETHDFDALTAMYDRTQDYEGLAEVLSGAADKASDPEAKVELSFRAAAVYRDNLRAPERAFRAYERVLAVRPTDERAASELVPLYESDEKWGRLPPLYEVLLGHAKDDGARRALLQKLVVTTGDRLQDRSTAFSWARKVYDLDPTREGALAALEAVTRSAGKWSELVEILRARLAKGEPSAAEARSLKLAIAEIAARELGSVDEAVATYRSLYEADETDEEVGSRLDALLRAEARHDDLRWLLRRRVDRAEGSARLDLLAEWATLEEEGLESPERAVALYREILDGDPSNKRALRAVARLLRHGGDAAGAAAAIERERDLAQGKDLVARELELAELYMGSLGRPVDALAAAERALAAEPNAPEAVAVVEKLLPVAETRGRAAVVLEESYAATGRLEKQAEVLGVRIATAVSRQDRLPLFERLADVHEKQGAFALAFDVVARAVDEIPSELALWDRLGVLANQTQRTQAFVDAIAASVPRTGPTSLPLAVELDLAERAATLYDENLGDSDAARPYLERILKADPKNERAFARLRQNLTAREKWADLEAAYEQVIAAQEGEVRASLLVDVATLVEEIVGEPTRAVGYYERILETLPDHDQAVSALDKLYAASGEWRKLSALLQRKLGNAIGDEATTLRLRLGRIFHEKLSEPGNAIGYLEEVLADDPTNREAKDLVEATLAVPELRKRAAEILEGVYSHRGESRDLVRILEVRLEFATDRDERRDLLRRVADLRDEKLTDDAGALEAYARLVPLTPEDVDNRRRFLEISARHGAMAKAAEVLREAAEAASAPQPRADILLEVAKIHEGSADATRAEGIYREVLELDREDPTVALPAARSLERIYGATGRSKELAEMIRVQVKLEVEPDARRALLGRLGALCEEQLSDLDAAVGAWKERLEDDPTDDEALVALDRLYERKGDARALVDILRSRERLAQGADARKTFMVRAAATLDEKLGDIDEAILAYRAVLDDFGPERSILASLARLYERAKRNEDLAETLVAELGLVDVVDERLDLLTRLGDVRRNLLGEVDAAIDAYREALTLSPSHAKSREAVEALLDHETARKDAADLLRPLYEADDAHEKLLRVLDIQIDGTDGIDEKLQLLALAADVAEGRLHDATRAFVYAARGTRHAAAETQLGEWLQRVERLAEKNGDFKGLCALLREVAGDILDEDRQVAVLLRVADLGRDKLDDLDLAREYYEKALELRGDDEHALLALEAIFEGKGADQDLYRILKRRGESARTDGERRTVYMKEARLLDEKLGEKVSAIEVYERILDLGLEADAIASLERLYASEGRWEDLVALHERRLSEGALSDSDKAALHHALGGLREARLGDADRAFDEYVAALTLVPQHAPTVASLEALMKEQAHAARSAEILEGVYLARHEWRKVMSTLEARLGASQDPDERRQLLRRLSKLEEEQSDDLKAALDVTARLLAEDVTDESTWAELERLARAANAERRLAEVYASELEKIASDEPATAKLAERTGELFEQLGDIDRALVFFRRAYAFAPEDQKAAFDAIDRLLTKAKRPVERVALYRESLDHRHDSSDRVRTLHVIAGLQEAELGDDAAAIESYRAAVDTEDTDTTSLDALTRLFAKNARWDDLSELLRRRAEQSAMPEEEARFRFDLATVLREKVGDVSRAVDEYQAIVELLGESPRTPYRETVAALESLLSDESHKVRVVEILRPLYERADDWQHIVSVNEHRLAIAQDSGERVGVLRENARLLEQRGNDPHRAFEALRQAFVLDPDDGETREELDRLAVATSRWDDLAETYERGIEATDGVGKRELLEALAKLHDKRRDDPRRALDAYDRLFRLDESEIHPLDEMVDLATLLSDWPTLVRVLTKRVELIPSDDERASTWRRIGEAKRDMLDDAQGATEAYERALDLEPESAFTLDNLIPLYEAKNDAARLVDLYRRRIELCGEDDEGLKLQLLLDAAERYEKGLGERREAIQALTEALEVRPDSVDVLERLGALYETEGMYAELHENLRARAGLEADSDKRRALKKRVGGLLAKELDDPAQALVAYSDVLAMGFDPDAIAAIRAIGEAREELRHEAAESVTGILLAEGKYAELVDVLELRLRAETEPFDRARTLRQIAEYCENRVESPDRALGALLRSLAEEPGDAPTHTDIERLCKAVGKSGFEKYADTLRERATSTFDSTVTADLYARLGRIERAELGNARKAAEAFQHAAEQGGDTTEVLVALESVFSELGDSAALADVLERRIALETEAEPTADLVHRLACLQIDALGEKAQGLATLRTALEKVPSHAKSRELMEKLLDDTDLFEDAFESLEAVYRQLSLSKELGDLFARRVARADGRKARVAARLDHAKILENEVRDVEGAQRAIEAAISDDPLESEAQAELERLAGITGRWASAADALAASLDASAEGKTLSTTNLDAFGEPVTLWIRLAGWRRDRANDAAGAEVALRKAIALDKESLDALRELEALLRVSGRERDLVEVLRHRAKLETDPSDKKALLREAKEVSQNTLGDVALAEAALRELLAENEADDWALAELVALREHAGDFAEVTTLLLKRAENVMDGNEALELRRRAAEVVLEKLDDKPRAISLQQEILDSEPGDEKAARALRSLFAETGRDKDLAKLLATLVDNATSVEERVALRLDLAKLQMEKFAAPNDAIDTLTAVLDEDPDQGDAALALSEILEKTGQDDKLADLLDTQIARAKDRGDTTSELALKVRLGQVLEGRLKDTGRALSTYEAVLEQDASHRGALEAVARITEARSDYERAASALGKLVDISEPADAKAFALRLADVRQARDDLDGMEDALRRAIALVPPGLDVRPRLLAAFEKRKKWAELAEMLVEEAELSKPAVVPSLPATGSLPPPAEVVGPVKLLRRAAEIHLSQRKSPADAVPVLEKATELVPADRELLLMLCDAYTAAGREQDATVVLERIIASFGQKRTKELSVFHHRLGKALAQIGNKDSALTQLDMAFKIDPGSVPVLRDLGVLALDSGDLERAQKTFRALLLQRLEPGSGISKGEVFFYLGDISMRQGDAPKAKQMLERALENEPGLERAKSMLDTLKS; encoded by the coding sequence ATGAGCGCGAAGACCATCCGCAGCACACTTGGCCAGCTTCAGGACGACCCGGAGAACACGGAGGCGCTCGCAGAGCTGCGCGCCGCCGTCGGGTATGACGCGGAGACGGGGAAGGTCACCTACGTCGAGGAGGACTTGCCTCGTGCGGAGCTCGCGAAGCTCCTCGAAGCCGCGCGAAAGGCGCACGAGGCCCGTCGCGAGTACGACGCCGTGGCGAACGTGCTGCGCCTCGAGCTCGGGCTCTCGGCCGGAAGTGAAGCGGAGCTCGGGCTCGCGCGAGAGCTCGGGCGTGTTCTCGACGACGAGCTGCTCGACGACGAGGCCGCGGTGAAGGCCTATGGCCGGGTGCTCGAGCTCGCCCCTGGCGACGATCACGCCGAAGAGGCGATCGAGCGCAGCACCATGCGTCGCGCCAAGTGGCGTGAGCTCGTGACCCGCTACGTCGAAGAGGCGAGGTCCGCGAGCGACACGGCGTTGAAGAGCTCGTTCCTGGTGAGCGCGGCCGAGACCGCCTTCCGCTACGGGCGGCCGGAGCTCGCGGCGAAGGGCAAGAAGGGCAAGGCTCCTCGTAAGGTCTTGCTCGAAGAGGTCGTGTCGGGCCTCTCCGAGGCCCTCGAGATCGATCCGAAGAACCGTCGCGCCGCGCTCTTGCTCGAGCACGTCTACCGCGAAGAGGAGCGCTTCGAGGAGCTCGCGCAGGCGATGGAGCGCTTCGCTCTCGAGTCCAGCGCGAAGGACGAGAAGGTCGCGGGATACCTGCGCCTCGGACGTCTCACGCGCAAGCGTCTCGCGGCGCCCGAGCGCGCGGCGACCGCCTACGAGCGTGTCCTCGAGCTGTCCCCGGGCCACCCGGAGGCCATCTCGTTCCTGGCGAATCACTTCACCGAGAAGGAGATGTGGGACCACCTCGTCGCGCTCTACGAGGAGCAGCTCGCCGGCGGCGGCGTTCGCGGTGGCCAAGAGGCTGGAACGCTCCTCCAGATCGCGATGGTCCACTGGCGCATGCGGAAGCGCCCCGAGCAGGCGGAGCCCTATTTCGAGCGTCTCCGGAAGATGGAGCCCGCGCAGCCGGTGATGCTCGCCTTCTTCCGTGAGGTGTGCGTCGAGCGCGGCGAATCGCAGCGGCTCGCGGCTATCCTCGGCGACGCCCAGCGCGCCCTCCCCGAGGCCGAGCGCGCCAAGATCGCGACCGAGATCGCGAAGCTCGCCGAAGAGGGCGCCAACGCCGCCAAGGCGATCGAGCAGTGGCGCGCCCTGCATCGTCAAGATCCGTCGCACGCCGAGGCGCGCGTGGCCCTCCGCCGGCTCTACCGCCAGACGTCCGGGTGGAACGCCCTCGCCGACCTCCTCCGCGGAGAGCTCGAGCGCATCGCTCCGGAGGACGCCGACGCGAGGCTCCCGGTGCTGCGCGAGATCGCCCAGGTCTACCGCGACCACTTGAAGAGCGACTCGGCGCTCGTCGCCGTGCTCACGCAGATCGTCACGCTGGCGCCTCAGGACGCCGACGCGCTCCGCGAGCTCTCGCGCGTGTACGAGGCGCTCCAGCGGTGGCGCGACCTCTTGACCACGCAGGCTCGTCTCGCCGAGCTCGAGCCCGACGCGGGCGCCCGCGCCGAGATCTACCGGGGCATCGCACGCCGGTGGATCGAGCAGTTTTCCAACGTCCAGAACGCCGTCGAGGCGTACGAGAAGCTGCGCGAGGCCGCGCCGCTCGATCCGGAGGCCCTCGAGAAGCTCAAGGAGCTCTACGGGAAACGGCGCACCTACAACAAGCTCTACGAGCTCCACGAGGCCGAGGTCGCCGCGATGGCGCCCGGGGCCGAGCGCCGCGCCATCACGCTCGAGATGGCCAAGCTCGCCGCCGAGCGGCTCGACCGCGGCGCCGACGCGGTACGGCTCTACAAGAAGGTCCTCGAAGAGGAGCCCTCGTACCTCCCCGCGATCGACGCGCTCGAGAAGCAGTCCGAGCGCGACAAGGACTTCCGCTCACTCGCCGAGGTCCTCGAGCGCCGCGTCGAGCTCGCGACCGACGACGCCCAGCGTTTGCAGGTGCTTCAGAAGCTCGGTGCAGTGTACACGGATCGCCTCTCCGACTCGGAGGGGGCGAGCCGGACCTGGACGCGTGTCCTCGAGCTCTCTCCCAACCACCCGAAGGCGCTCCGCGCCCTGCGGGATCGGTTCCTGGAGACGCACGACTTCGACGCGCTGACGGCGATGTACGATCGCACCCAGGACTACGAGGGGCTCGCCGAGGTGCTCTCGGGCGCAGCCGACAAGGCCAGCGATCCGGAGGCGAAGGTCGAGCTTTCGTTCCGTGCAGCGGCCGTCTACCGGGACAACCTCCGCGCGCCGGAGCGTGCCTTCCGCGCGTACGAGCGCGTGCTCGCCGTGCGCCCCACGGACGAGCGGGCCGCGAGCGAGCTCGTGCCGCTCTACGAGTCGGACGAAAAGTGGGGCAGGTTGCCCCCGCTCTACGAAGTGCTCCTCGGTCACGCCAAAGACGACGGCGCCCGGCGAGCGCTGCTCCAGAAGCTCGTGGTGACGACGGGAGACAGGCTCCAGGATCGGAGCACGGCGTTCTCGTGGGCGCGGAAGGTCTACGATCTCGACCCCACCCGGGAAGGCGCGCTCGCGGCTCTCGAGGCCGTCACGCGGAGCGCTGGCAAGTGGTCCGAGCTCGTCGAGATCCTGCGCGCGCGCCTGGCGAAGGGTGAGCCTTCGGCGGCTGAGGCGCGGAGCCTCAAGCTCGCGATCGCAGAGATCGCTGCGCGCGAGCTCGGGAGCGTCGACGAAGCCGTCGCGACGTACCGGTCCCTCTACGAAGCCGACGAGACCGACGAGGAGGTCGGCTCGCGACTCGACGCGCTCCTCCGCGCCGAGGCCCGTCACGACGACCTGCGATGGCTCCTCCGTCGCCGTGTCGATCGCGCCGAGGGCTCCGCGCGTCTCGACTTGCTCGCCGAGTGGGCCACTCTCGAAGAAGAGGGGCTCGAGAGCCCCGAACGCGCGGTGGCGCTCTACCGCGAGATCCTCGACGGAGACCCCTCGAACAAACGCGCCCTGCGTGCCGTCGCGCGGCTCTTGCGCCACGGCGGCGACGCGGCGGGTGCGGCTGCGGCGATCGAACGAGAGCGAGACCTGGCTCAAGGCAAGGACCTCGTCGCGAGGGAGCTCGAGCTCGCGGAGCTCTACATGGGGAGCTTGGGCCGTCCGGTCGACGCGCTCGCCGCTGCCGAGCGGGCCCTCGCCGCCGAGCCCAACGCACCGGAGGCGGTCGCGGTCGTCGAGAAGCTCCTTCCCGTCGCGGAGACCCGCGGCCGGGCGGCGGTGGTCCTCGAAGAGTCGTACGCTGCGACGGGGCGCCTCGAAAAACAAGCCGAGGTGCTCGGCGTGCGCATCGCGACCGCGGTGTCGCGCCAGGACAGGCTGCCGCTCTTCGAGCGCCTCGCCGACGTGCACGAGAAGCAGGGGGCCTTCGCGCTCGCGTTCGACGTCGTCGCGCGCGCCGTGGACGAGATCCCCTCCGAGCTCGCCCTGTGGGATCGCCTCGGCGTGCTCGCGAACCAGACGCAGCGAACCCAGGCCTTCGTCGATGCGATCGCGGCCTCGGTACCGCGCACCGGGCCCACGTCGCTGCCTCTCGCCGTCGAGCTCGATCTCGCCGAGCGCGCGGCCACGCTGTACGACGAGAACCTCGGCGACTCCGACGCGGCTCGCCCGTACCTCGAGCGCATCCTCAAGGCCGACCCGAAGAACGAACGCGCCTTCGCCCGCCTCCGTCAGAACCTCACCGCGCGCGAAAAGTGGGCCGATCTCGAGGCCGCCTACGAGCAGGTGATCGCCGCGCAAGAAGGCGAAGTGCGCGCGTCGCTCCTCGTCGACGTCGCGACCCTCGTGGAAGAGATCGTGGGCGAGCCCACGCGCGCCGTGGGGTATTACGAGCGCATCCTCGAGACCTTGCCCGATCACGATCAGGCCGTCTCCGCGCTCGACAAGCTCTACGCCGCGTCGGGCGAGTGGCGAAAGCTGTCGGCGCTCCTTCAGCGCAAGCTCGGCAACGCCATCGGTGACGAGGCCACGACGCTGCGCCTCCGCCTCGGCAGGATCTTCCACGAGAAGCTCTCCGAGCCAGGGAACGCGATCGGGTACCTCGAGGAGGTCCTCGCGGACGACCCGACGAACCGCGAGGCGAAGGACCTCGTGGAGGCGACGCTGGCCGTGCCCGAGCTGCGTAAGCGTGCGGCTGAAATTCTAGAGGGAGTGTACTCCCACCGCGGCGAGAGCCGTGATCTCGTTCGGATTCTCGAGGTCCGGCTCGAGTTCGCCACCGACCGCGACGAACGACGAGACCTCCTGCGCCGCGTCGCCGACCTCCGCGACGAGAAGCTCACCGACGACGCCGGTGCCCTCGAGGCCTACGCGCGCCTCGTTCCGCTCACCCCCGAGGACGTCGACAACCGGCGCCGCTTCCTCGAGATCAGCGCGCGCCACGGCGCGATGGCGAAGGCCGCCGAGGTGCTCCGCGAGGCCGCCGAGGCCGCCTCCGCGCCGCAGCCGCGCGCCGACATTCTCCTCGAGGTCGCGAAGATCCACGAGGGGAGCGCCGACGCGACGCGCGCCGAAGGGATCTACCGCGAGGTGCTCGAGCTCGACCGGGAGGACCCGACGGTGGCCCTGCCGGCCGCTCGCTCGCTCGAGCGCATCTACGGAGCGACGGGGCGTAGCAAAGAGCTCGCCGAGATGATCCGCGTCCAGGTGAAGCTCGAGGTCGAGCCCGACGCTCGTCGCGCGCTGCTCGGCCGGCTCGGGGCCCTCTGCGAAGAGCAGCTCTCCGACCTCGACGCCGCCGTGGGCGCGTGGAAGGAGCGCCTCGAGGACGACCCGACCGACGACGAGGCCCTCGTGGCCCTCGACCGGCTCTACGAGCGCAAGGGAGACGCGCGCGCGCTCGTCGACATCCTTCGCTCGCGGGAGCGCCTTGCCCAGGGCGCCGACGCGCGCAAGACCTTCATGGTCCGCGCCGCCGCGACGCTCGACGAGAAGCTCGGAGACATCGACGAGGCCATCCTCGCGTACCGGGCGGTGCTCGACGACTTCGGTCCCGAGCGCTCGATCCTGGCGAGCCTCGCGCGCCTCTACGAACGTGCGAAGCGCAACGAGGATCTCGCCGAGACGCTGGTCGCGGAGCTCGGCCTCGTGGACGTCGTCGACGAACGCCTCGACCTCCTGACGCGGCTCGGCGACGTGCGACGAAACCTCCTCGGCGAGGTCGACGCCGCCATCGACGCGTACCGTGAGGCGCTCACGCTGAGCCCCTCCCACGCGAAGAGCCGCGAGGCCGTCGAGGCGCTCCTCGATCACGAGACCGCTCGCAAGGACGCCGCCGACCTCCTCCGCCCCCTCTACGAAGCGGACGACGCGCACGAGAAGCTCCTCCGCGTCCTCGACATCCAGATCGACGGAACGGACGGGATCGACGAGAAGCTCCAGCTGCTCGCGCTCGCGGCCGACGTGGCCGAAGGTCGCCTGCACGACGCGACGCGAGCCTTCGTGTACGCGGCCCGTGGCACACGCCACGCCGCGGCCGAGACTCAGCTCGGGGAGTGGCTCCAAAGGGTCGAGCGGCTCGCCGAAAAGAACGGTGATTTCAAGGGTTTGTGCGCCCTTTTGAGGGAGGTCGCGGGCGACATCCTGGACGAGGACCGCCAGGTCGCGGTGCTCCTCCGGGTGGCGGACCTCGGCCGCGACAAGCTCGACGATCTCGACCTCGCGCGCGAGTACTACGAGAAGGCGCTGGAGCTCCGAGGCGACGACGAGCACGCCCTCCTCGCGCTGGAGGCGATCTTCGAAGGGAAGGGCGCGGACCAGGACCTCTACCGCATCCTCAAGCGGCGGGGCGAGAGCGCTCGGACCGACGGCGAGCGGCGCACCGTGTACATGAAGGAAGCCCGCCTCCTCGACGAGAAGCTCGGCGAGAAGGTGTCCGCGATCGAGGTGTACGAGCGGATCCTCGATTTGGGCCTCGAGGCGGACGCGATCGCGTCGCTCGAGCGCCTCTACGCCAGCGAGGGCCGCTGGGAGGACCTCGTCGCGCTCCACGAGCGGAGGCTCTCCGAGGGGGCCCTCTCGGACAGCGACAAGGCCGCTCTCCACCACGCGCTGGGTGGCCTGCGCGAGGCGCGCCTCGGCGACGCGGATCGCGCGTTCGACGAGTACGTAGCTGCTCTCACCCTGGTGCCGCAGCACGCGCCGACCGTGGCGTCCCTCGAGGCGCTCATGAAGGAGCAGGCGCACGCCGCGCGCTCCGCGGAGATCCTCGAAGGGGTGTATCTCGCGCGCCACGAGTGGCGCAAAGTGATGTCCACCCTCGAGGCCCGGCTCGGCGCGAGCCAGGATCCCGACGAGCGTCGCCAGCTGCTTCGGCGCCTTTCGAAGCTCGAAGAGGAGCAGTCCGACGACCTCAAGGCCGCGCTCGACGTGACGGCTCGGCTCCTCGCCGAGGACGTCACCGACGAGTCGACCTGGGCCGAGCTCGAGCGCCTCGCGCGCGCCGCCAACGCCGAGCGTCGCCTCGCCGAGGTGTACGCGTCCGAGCTCGAGAAGATCGCCTCGGACGAGCCCGCCACGGCGAAGCTCGCCGAGCGGACCGGAGAGCTCTTCGAGCAGCTCGGGGACATCGACCGTGCGCTCGTCTTCTTCCGGCGGGCGTATGCGTTCGCTCCCGAGGACCAAAAGGCGGCGTTCGATGCCATCGATCGCCTCCTCACGAAGGCGAAGCGCCCGGTCGAGCGGGTGGCCCTTTACCGCGAGTCGCTCGACCATCGCCACGACTCGTCCGATCGCGTTCGCACGCTGCACGTCATCGCGGGCCTCCAGGAGGCCGAGCTCGGCGACGACGCGGCGGCGATCGAGAGCTACCGTGCCGCGGTGGACACCGAGGACACGGACACGACGTCGCTCGACGCGCTCACGAGGCTCTTCGCCAAGAACGCCCGGTGGGACGACCTGTCCGAGCTCCTCCGCCGCCGCGCCGAGCAGAGCGCGATGCCCGAAGAAGAGGCCCGCTTCCGCTTCGATCTCGCCACCGTCCTTCGCGAGAAGGTCGGCGACGTGAGCCGGGCGGTCGACGAGTACCAGGCCATCGTCGAGCTCCTCGGCGAGTCTCCCCGTACCCCCTACCGGGAGACGGTGGCGGCTCTCGAGTCGCTCCTCTCGGACGAGTCGCACAAGGTGCGAGTCGTCGAGATCCTGCGGCCGCTCTACGAGCGCGCAGACGACTGGCAGCATATCGTCTCGGTGAACGAGCACCGTCTCGCGATCGCCCAAGACTCGGGCGAGCGGGTCGGAGTCCTTCGCGAGAACGCCCGCTTGCTCGAGCAGCGCGGCAACGACCCGCATCGAGCCTTCGAGGCCTTGCGCCAAGCCTTCGTGCTCGACCCGGACGACGGGGAGACGCGGGAGGAGCTCGACCGTCTCGCGGTGGCGACGTCGCGCTGGGACGACCTCGCCGAGACCTACGAGCGTGGGATCGAGGCAACCGATGGCGTCGGCAAACGGGAGCTCCTCGAGGCGCTCGCCAAGCTGCACGACAAGCGTCGCGACGATCCGCGTCGCGCGCTCGACGCGTACGACCGGCTCTTCCGCCTCGACGAGAGCGAGATTCATCCGCTCGACGAGATGGTCGATCTCGCCACGCTCTTGTCCGACTGGCCCACGTTGGTGCGCGTCCTGACGAAGCGCGTCGAGCTCATCCCCTCCGACGACGAGCGTGCGAGCACGTGGCGGCGCATCGGCGAGGCCAAACGCGACATGCTCGACGACGCGCAAGGTGCCACCGAGGCCTACGAGCGCGCGCTCGACCTCGAGCCGGAGAGCGCGTTCACGCTCGACAACCTCATCCCGCTCTACGAGGCGAAGAACGACGCCGCGAGGCTCGTCGACCTCTATCGTCGACGAATCGAGCTCTGCGGAGAGGACGACGAGGGCCTCAAGCTGCAGCTCCTCCTCGACGCCGCCGAGCGCTACGAGAAGGGGCTCGGAGAGCGACGCGAGGCGATCCAAGCGCTCACCGAGGCCCTCGAGGTTCGCCCCGACTCGGTCGACGTCCTCGAGCGCCTCGGCGCGCTCTACGAGACCGAAGGGATGTACGCCGAGCTCCACGAGAACCTCCGCGCCCGCGCGGGGCTCGAGGCCGACTCCGACAAGCGCCGCGCGCTCAAGAAGCGTGTCGGTGGGCTGCTCGCGAAGGAGCTCGACGATCCCGCGCAGGCGCTCGTCGCGTACTCCGACGTGCTCGCGATGGGCTTCGATCCCGACGCGATCGCGGCCATCCGCGCGATCGGCGAGGCCCGCGAAGAGCTCCGGCACGAGGCGGCCGAGTCGGTCACCGGCATCCTGCTCGCCGAGGGCAAGTACGCCGAGCTCGTCGACGTGCTCGAGCTCCGCCTCCGCGCCGAGACCGAGCCCTTCGATCGAGCCCGGACCCTCCGGCAGATCGCGGAGTATTGCGAAAATCGGGTCGAGTCGCCCGATCGCGCCCTCGGCGCGCTCCTCCGTTCGCTCGCCGAAGAGCCCGGGGACGCGCCGACCCACACCGACATCGAGCGGCTCTGCAAGGCCGTCGGCAAGTCCGGCTTCGAGAAGTACGCCGACACGTTGCGCGAACGGGCCACGTCCACGTTCGACTCGACGGTGACCGCCGACCTCTACGCGAGGCTCGGCCGCATCGAGCGCGCCGAGCTCGGGAACGCCAGGAAGGCTGCGGAGGCCTTCCAGCACGCCGCCGAACAAGGGGGAGACACGACCGAGGTGCTCGTCGCCCTCGAGTCGGTCTTCTCGGAGCTCGGCGACAGCGCCGCCCTCGCCGACGTGCTCGAGCGGCGCATCGCCCTCGAGACGGAGGCCGAGCCCACCGCCGATCTGGTGCACCGGCTCGCGTGCCTCCAGATCGACGCGCTCGGCGAAAAAGCCCAAGGTTTGGCGACCTTGCGCACGGCCCTCGAGAAGGTCCCGTCGCACGCGAAGAGCCGCGAGCTCATGGAGAAGCTCCTCGACGACACGGATCTCTTCGAGGACGCGTTCGAGAGCCTCGAGGCGGTGTACCGCCAGCTCTCGCTCTCCAAGGAGCTCGGCGACCTCTTCGCACGGCGTGTCGCGCGGGCCGACGGCCGCAAGGCTCGGGTCGCGGCGCGCCTCGACCACGCGAAGATCCTCGAGAACGAGGTCCGCGACGTCGAAGGCGCCCAGCGCGCCATCGAGGCCGCGATCTCGGACGACCCCCTCGAGTCCGAGGCGCAGGCCGAGCTCGAGCGTCTCGCCGGGATCACGGGGCGATGGGCGAGCGCTGCCGATGCGCTGGCCGCCTCGCTCGACGCGAGCGCGGAGGGGAAGACGCTCTCCACGACGAACCTGGACGCCTTCGGCGAGCCGGTGACGCTCTGGATCCGGCTCGCCGGCTGGAGACGGGACCGCGCGAACGACGCCGCGGGCGCCGAGGTCGCGCTCCGCAAGGCGATCGCCCTCGACAAGGAGAGCCTCGACGCGCTCCGCGAGCTCGAGGCCCTCTTGCGGGTGTCGGGACGGGAACGAGATCTCGTCGAGGTGCTCCGCCATCGCGCGAAGCTCGAGACGGACCCGTCCGACAAGAAAGCTCTCCTTCGAGAGGCGAAGGAGGTCTCGCAGAACACCCTCGGGGACGTCGCGCTCGCCGAGGCGGCCCTCCGGGAGCTCCTCGCCGAGAACGAAGCCGACGACTGGGCGCTCGCCGAGCTCGTCGCGCTTCGAGAGCACGCCGGCGACTTCGCCGAGGTGACGACGCTCCTCTTGAAGCGCGCCGAGAACGTCATGGACGGAAACGAGGCGCTCGAGCTTCGTCGACGTGCGGCCGAGGTCGTCCTCGAAAAGCTCGACGACAAGCCCCGTGCCATCTCGCTCCAGCAGGAGATCCTCGACAGCGAGCCGGGGGACGAGAAGGCGGCGCGTGCCCTGCGAAGCCTCTTCGCCGAGACCGGTCGCGACAAGGACCTCGCGAAGCTCCTCGCCACGCTGGTCGACAACGCGACGAGCGTGGAGGAGCGTGTGGCCCTCAGGCTCGACCTCGCGAAGCTCCAGATGGAGAAGTTCGCGGCGCCGAACGACGCGATCGATACGCTCACGGCCGTGCTCGACGAGGATCCCGATCAAGGGGACGCGGCGCTGGCGCTCTCGGAAATCCTTGAAAAGACAGGACAAGACGACAAGCTCGCCGATCTCCTCGACACGCAGATCGCGCGTGCGAAGGATCGTGGAGACACGACGTCCGAGCTCGCCCTCAAGGTGCGCCTCGGTCAGGTCCTCGAGGGGCGCCTCAAGGATACGGGTCGGGCCTTGTCGACCTACGAAGCGGTGCTCGAACAGGACGCCTCGCATCGCGGCGCGCTCGAGGCCGTGGCCCGCATCACCGAGGCGCGCTCCGACTACGAGAGAGCGGCGTCCGCCTTGGGCAAGCTCGTCGATATCTCGGAGCCCGCCGACGCCAAGGCGTTCGCCCTCCGGCTCGCCGACGTGCGCCAGGCGAGAGACGACCTCGACGGCATGGAGGACGCGCTTCGCCGCGCGATCGCCCTCGTTCCGCCGGGGCTCGACGTGCGGCCGAGGCTCCTCGCCGCGTTCGAGAAGCGCAAGAAGTGGGCGGAGCTCGCCGAGATGCTCGTCGAAGAGGCGGAGCTCTCGAAGCCCGCGGTCGTCCCGTCGCTCCCGGCGACCGGATCGCTGCCGCCGCCGGCCGAGGTCGTGGGCCCGGTCAAGCTCCTCCGTCGTGCGGCGGAGATCCACCTGAGCCAGCGGAAGAGCCCCGCCGACGCCGTGCCGGTCCTCGAGAAGGCGACCGAGCTCGTCCCGGCGGACCGCGAGCTCTTGCTCATGCTCTGCGATGCCTACACGGCTGCGGGTCGCGAGCAGGACGCGACGGTCGTGCTCGAGCGCATCATCGCGTCGTTCGGCCAGAAGCGTACGAAGGAGCTGTCGGTGTTCCACCACAGGCTCGGCAAGGCGCTCGCGCAGATCGGCAACAAGGACTCGGCGCTCACCCAGCTCGACATGGCCTTCAAGATCGATCCGGGTAGCGTCCCCGTCCTCCGCGACCTCGGCGTCCTCGCCCTCGACTCGGGCGATCTGGAACGAGCTCAGAAGACCTTCCGCGCCCTCCTTCTTCAGCGCCTCGAGCCCGGTTCGGGTATCTCGAAGGGGGAGGTCTTCTTCTACCTCGGCGACATCTCGATGCGCCAAGGAGACGCCCCCAAGGCGAAGCAGATGCTCGAGCGCGCGCTCGAGAACGAGCCTGGCCTCGAGCGGGCGAAGTCGATGCTCGACACGCTGAAGTCGTGA